The following coding sequences are from one Ornithodoros turicata isolate Travis chromosome 1, ASM3712646v1, whole genome shotgun sequence window:
- the LOC135383904 gene encoding general transcription factor II-I repeat domain-containing protein 2B-like translates to MASRGKVLQRVFNLRDEIKEFLHNKGKECTEMADPEHNHPHTYHHITNHLSILNMGLQGKARLITEMYDSVKGFVRNLKAVDCKNEETLRTYSSTVSELRREFMSRFHDFAILEAMFKLFADPFSVLPEDVKPELQMKLIDLQCNSTLRQKFDEIGVSELYKYVDRKSFPCLMPDVSHVLSMFGSTYVCEQFFSIMNINKTKLRSQLSDGPVESSSSVENCHCGQPTSGPREPGEEEEASSVVT, encoded by the exons ATGGCCAGCAGGGGGAAAGTACTTCAACGTGTCTTCAAtcttcgagatgaaatcaaggAATTTCTTCACAACAAGGGGAAAGAATGCACTGAAATGGCAGACCCCGAACACAACCACCCACACACATACCACCACATAACTAACCACCTGAGCATTCTGAACATGGGCCTGCAGGGGAAAGCTCGCTTGATCACAGAGATGTACGATAGCGTCAAAGGTTTTGTGAGAAA TCTAAAAGCCGTTGACTGCAAGAACGAGGAAACGCTTCGCACATACTCGTCGACAGTGTCGGAGCTGCGGCGTGAATTCATGTCAAGGTTTCATGACTTTGCGATCCTCGAGGCGATGTTTAAACTGTTCGCCGACCCCTTTTCAGTTCTTCCAGAAGACGTTAAGCCCGAGCTCCAAATGAAACTAATAGATCTCCAGTGCAATTCCACATTGCGACAAAAGTTTGACGAAATCGGCGTTTCCGAGTTATACAAATATGTAGACAGGAAATCGTTTCCCTGCCTCATGCCTGACGTCAGCCATGTTCTGTCGATGTTTGGAAGCACATACGTATGCGAGCAGTTCTTTTCAATTATGAATATCAACAAGACTAAGCTGAGGTCCCAGCTGTCTGATGGCCCAGTTGAGAGTTCGAGCTCAGTTGAGAATTGCCACTGCGGTCAACCTACAAGTGGGCCACGGGAGCCTGGTGAGGAAGAAGAGGCATCAAGTGTCGTCACCTGA
- the LOC135384006 gene encoding general transcription factor II-I repeat domain-containing protein 2-like gives MACSKPHLKRTAEEEKRTFQEHWEVKYLFADINNVPECLVCQKTVAVPKGYDLRRHYAALHKGQYAEFTGKIREEKVMRLKFGATRQKDIFHKVYRESEVEASFALSQFIAKTSKPFTEGPFIKNCLIRAAEIVCPTAKDSFEKISLSANTVAMRVEDMSADLEMQLRDISKNFCAYSLTLDEFTDINDIAQCVMFIRCVTHDLEIYEELFDLHPLEGTTMGSDLCMERGKRQHRSSRSQVEESRVSSG, from the coding sequence ATGGCCTGTTCGAAGCCACATCTGAAGCGGACGGCAGAGGAGGAGAAGCGTACCTTCCAAGAGCATTGGGAGGTAAAGTATCTGTTCGCGGATATAAACAATGTCCCGGAATGTCTGGTGTGCCAAAAAACTGTTGCTGTTCCGAAAGGGTACGATCTCCGACGTCATTACGCAGCGCTTCACAAAGGGCAGTACGCGGAATTTACTGGAAAGATCCGTGAAGAAAAGGTGATGCGGCTCAAATTCGGAGCCACAAGACAAAAGGACATTTTTCATAAGGTTTACAGAGAAAGTGAGGTTGAAGCAAGCTTCGCCCTGTCGCAGTTTATCGCAAAAACGTCAAAACCCTTCACAGAGGGTCCTTTTATCAAGAACTGTCTCATTCGTGCAGCTGAAATTGTGTGCCCAACCGCAAAAGATTCTTTTGAGAAGATTAGCCTTTCTGCAAATACTGTCGCTATGCGGGTTGAGGACATGAGTGCAGATTTGGAAATGCAGCTGCGCGATATTTCGAAGAATTTTTGTGCATATTCCTTAACACTTGACGAATTCACAGACATAAACGATATTGCTCAGTGCGTGATGTTCATCCGTTGTGTCACACATGACTTGGAGATATACGAGGAACTGTTTGACCTCCATCCTCTGGAAGGGACAACGATGGGGAGTGACCTGTGCATGGAGCGCGGTAAAAGGCAGCATCGAAGTAGCAGGTCTCAAGTGGAAGAATCTCGCGTCAGTAGCGGCTGA